One genomic window of Paenisporosarcina antarctica includes the following:
- a CDS encoding acetylglutamate kinase has product MCIYVYPTGVYYTPCVSGAEHELRNTLRLLWEQHVYWTKSAIISLINNSPDLDAVLARLLRNAPEMGNVLKPYYGEQLGDQYGALIKAHLVIAADLVKAAKEGDTQSFESVDKKWYANADDIAIFLSSINPYISQEDMREMMYKHLDLFKSETVFLLQQDYQAAINTFDEIEMQALHMADYISAAIIKQFPQIQM; this is encoded by the coding sequence ATGTGTATTTACGTGTATCCCACAGGGGTTTATTATACTCCCTGTGTTAGTGGAGCTGAGCATGAATTAAGAAATACGTTGCGTTTACTATGGGAACAGCATGTCTACTGGACAAAATCTGCTATTATTAGTTTAATTAATAATTCACCAGATTTAGATGCAGTTTTAGCACGACTATTACGAAATGCTCCTGAAATGGGGAACGTACTTAAACCTTACTACGGTGAGCAATTAGGAGACCAATACGGTGCTTTAATCAAAGCTCACTTAGTCATTGCTGCAGATCTTGTGAAAGCGGCTAAAGAAGGAGATACGCAAAGCTTTGAGTCTGTTGATAAAAAATGGTATGCCAATGCCGATGATATTGCTATATTTCTAAGCTCAATTAACCCTTATATATCACAGGAAGATATGAGAGAAATGATGTATAAACACTTGGATTTATTTAAATCAGAAACAGTTTTCTTACTTCAACAAGACTATCAAGCAGCCATTAATACGTTTGACGAAATTGAAATGCAGGCTCTCCACATGGCAGATTATATTTCAGCAGCCATTATCAAGCAGTTTCCTCAAATTCAGATGTAA
- a CDS encoding fumarate hydratase, with protein sequence MYLETLEKSIYELITETSTNLPKDVRRAVSKAKAAENAGTRASMSLDTITNNIQMADDKVSPICQDTGMPTFKIKTPIGVNQLEIKAAIKRAIVSATKNAKLRPNAVDSLTGENSGDNLGEGVPVVKFEQWENDYIEMKLILKGGGCENKNIQYSLPTELEGIGRAGRDLDGIRKCILHSVYQAQGQGCSAGFIGVGIGGDRASGYDLAKEQLFRSVDDVNSNSQLAELEEYTVEKANTLGIGTMGFGGEATLLGCKIGVMHRIPASFFVSVAYNCWAYRRLAININPTTGQINEWQFQEGEKVEFKDEDKVDPTEEIATNFVELRAPVSEEAIRKLKVGDVVKISGMMYTGRDAIHKYLSDHDAPLDLNGQIIYHCGPVVLKDKEGNWQIKAAGPTTSIREEPYQGDIMKKFGIRAVMGKGGMGPKTLAALSEHGGVYLNAIGGAAQYYANCITGVEGVDLMQFGLPEAMWHLRVEDFTAVVTMDSHGNSLHADVDKSSLEKLALYSERVYK encoded by the coding sequence ATGTATTTGGAAACATTGGAAAAAAGCATATATGAATTAATTACAGAAACATCTACGAACTTACCAAAAGATGTGCGTCGTGCAGTAAGTAAAGCAAAAGCTGCCGAAAATGCTGGAACTCGTGCTTCGATGAGTTTAGACACCATCACAAATAATATTCAAATGGCTGATGATAAGGTATCACCTATCTGTCAAGATACCGGTATGCCCACTTTTAAAATTAAAACACCAATTGGAGTTAACCAATTAGAAATTAAAGCTGCAATCAAACGTGCGATTGTATCTGCTACAAAAAATGCCAAACTTCGTCCAAACGCAGTGGATTCACTAACAGGCGAAAATAGTGGAGACAACTTAGGCGAAGGTGTTCCTGTTGTAAAGTTTGAACAATGGGAAAATGATTACATAGAGATGAAGCTTATTCTAAAAGGTGGGGGTTGTGAAAACAAAAATATTCAATACAGTCTCCCTACTGAACTCGAAGGTATCGGTCGTGCTGGTCGTGACCTAGATGGCATTAGAAAATGTATTCTTCACTCAGTCTATCAAGCACAAGGTCAAGGCTGTTCAGCTGGATTCATTGGTGTAGGAATCGGCGGCGATCGCGCTTCAGGATATGATTTAGCGAAAGAACAATTATTCCGTTCCGTTGATGATGTTAATTCAAATTCACAACTTGCTGAACTTGAAGAATATACTGTCGAAAAAGCGAATACATTGGGAATAGGCACAATGGGATTTGGCGGAGAAGCTACTTTACTAGGTTGTAAGATTGGTGTCATGCACCGAATACCTGCTAGTTTCTTTGTGTCTGTTGCATACAACTGTTGGGCATATCGTCGATTAGCGATCAACATTAATCCTACAACTGGTCAAATTAACGAATGGCAATTCCAAGAAGGCGAAAAAGTTGAGTTTAAGGACGAAGATAAAGTTGACCCAACTGAAGAAATAGCTACTAATTTTGTCGAACTTCGTGCGCCTGTTAGTGAGGAAGCAATTCGTAAACTAAAAGTTGGCGATGTAGTAAAAATTAGTGGGATGATGTACACGGGGCGTGATGCAATTCACAAATACTTATCTGATCACGATGCACCACTAGACTTAAATGGTCAAATCATTTATCACTGTGGCCCTGTCGTATTAAAAGACAAAGAAGGTAATTGGCAAATTAAAGCGGCAGGCCCGACCACTTCCATTCGAGAAGAGCCTTACCAAGGAGACATCATGAAAAAATTTGGTATTCGTGCAGTTATGGGTAAGGGGGGTATGGGTCCGAAAACGCTAGCTGCGCTTAGTGAACACGGTGGCGTATACTTAAATGCAATTGGTGGAGCTGCTCAATACTATGCTAACTGTATTACGGGTGTTGAAGGCGTTGACTTAATGCAATTTGGCCTTCCTGAAGCAATGTGGCATTTGCGCGTAGAAGACTTTACAGCAGTAGTCACAATGGATTCACACGGGAATAGTTTGCATGCAGATGTAGATAAATCTTCTCTCGAAAAATTAGCTCTATACAGTGAACGTGTATATAAATAA
- a CDS encoding heavy metal translocating P-type ATPase, producing MEGIKQQDSPSILSRLKPHIELIAALFSGVLILFAWFFGIGEESSLSITLYLAAFLIGGFAQAKEGILNTIHRRELNVELLMIFAAIGSSVIGYWAEGAILIFIFSLSGALETYTMNKSKKELSSLMNLQPEEAWLLDANGQSNRVLVNTLEIGNRLLVKPGDRIPVDGVIVTGSTSIDEAAISGESIPVSKHAGDELFAGTVNLNGVLTIEMTKSSSESLVQKIIELVQSAQSEKSPSQQFIERFEGKYVKIVLITVGLMMFLPHYIFDWDWTTTFYRAMVLLVVASPCALVASIMPATLAAISNGAKNGLLFKGGVHLENIGNMKAIALDKTGTLTQGKPLVTDFIVRDGLDEQAVLTSLASIESQSTHPLAQAITSFAITKGVKTFPITKMEDIPGWGIKADIDLKEWKVGKPRFVGYDEAMSFSNDVALHLENEGKTVIFAADQDGIIAVLALKDTVRPESKEAISLLRKAGIYTIMLTGDNERTAKVIAEEAGVDHYIAECLPETKVTHMKDLLAKYGNVGMVGDGINDAPALATATLGIAMGQGTDVALETADVVLMKDDLSRITYAIHLSRKMNRVVKQNVIFSISIIVLLIFSNFFQIINLPLGVIGHEGSTILVILNGLRLLKIK from the coding sequence ATGGAAGGTATTAAGCAACAAGATTCACCATCAATTCTCAGTCGTTTAAAACCACATATTGAATTGATTGCAGCTCTCTTCTCTGGGGTCTTAATTCTTTTTGCTTGGTTTTTTGGCATAGGTGAAGAAAGTTCCCTTTCCATTACTTTATATTTAGCCGCCTTTCTAATAGGTGGATTTGCGCAAGCCAAAGAAGGAATTTTAAATACCATTCATCGAAGAGAGCTAAATGTAGAGTTACTCATGATTTTTGCTGCAATAGGTTCATCCGTAATTGGCTATTGGGCTGAAGGCGCCATCCTTATTTTTATTTTTTCTTTGAGTGGTGCACTTGAAACTTACACGATGAACAAAAGCAAAAAAGAATTGTCCAGTTTGATGAATTTGCAACCGGAAGAAGCATGGCTACTTGATGCTAATGGACAATCAAATCGCGTCTTGGTTAATACCCTAGAAATAGGTAATCGTTTACTTGTCAAACCAGGCGATCGTATACCAGTTGATGGTGTGATTGTTACCGGTAGTACTTCTATTGATGAAGCAGCCATAAGTGGTGAATCTATACCCGTTTCAAAACACGCAGGTGATGAATTGTTTGCGGGAACTGTGAATTTAAACGGTGTTTTAACAATCGAAATGACGAAATCAAGTAGTGAATCGTTAGTTCAAAAAATTATTGAACTTGTTCAATCAGCTCAAAGTGAAAAATCCCCTTCACAACAATTTATTGAACGGTTTGAAGGTAAATATGTAAAAATTGTTCTTATTACTGTTGGTTTGATGATGTTCCTCCCTCACTATATATTTGATTGGGATTGGACTACCACATTCTATCGCGCAATGGTCTTACTTGTTGTTGCATCCCCTTGTGCACTAGTTGCTTCAATTATGCCCGCTACGCTAGCTGCCATTTCAAACGGAGCGAAAAATGGATTGTTATTTAAAGGTGGAGTCCACCTAGAAAACATTGGTAATATGAAAGCAATTGCGCTTGATAAGACTGGAACGCTCACACAAGGAAAGCCACTCGTAACAGATTTTATCGTTCGGGATGGATTAGATGAACAGGCTGTTTTAACGAGTTTAGCGAGTATTGAATCACAATCCACACATCCATTGGCTCAAGCCATAACTTCATTTGCTATCACAAAAGGTGTAAAAACTTTCCCTATTACAAAAATGGAAGATATACCAGGCTGGGGAATTAAGGCGGATATCGATTTGAAAGAATGGAAAGTAGGTAAGCCTCGTTTTGTAGGCTATGATGAGGCAATGTCCTTTAGTAATGATGTAGCTCTTCATCTAGAAAACGAAGGAAAAACAGTCATTTTCGCAGCTGACCAAGATGGAATTATTGCAGTATTAGCTCTTAAAGACACAGTTCGACCTGAATCTAAAGAAGCCATTTCATTATTACGAAAAGCAGGTATTTACACAATTATGTTAACTGGCGATAATGAACGAACAGCTAAAGTAATTGCAGAAGAAGCAGGCGTTGATCACTATATTGCCGAATGTTTACCAGAAACAAAAGTCACACATATGAAAGATCTTCTAGCGAAATATGGAAACGTTGGGATGGTTGGGGATGGTATTAATGATGCACCAGCTTTAGCCACCGCTACTCTAGGTATAGCCATGGGTCAAGGCACAGACGTTGCACTAGAGACTGCAGATGTTGTACTTATGAAAGATGATTTATCTCGCATTACGTATGCGATTCATTTGTCTCGGAAGATGAATCGTGTCGTAAAACAAAATGTCATTTTCTCCATCTCGATTATTGTACTTTTGATTTTTAGTAATTTCTTTCAAATTATTAATTTACCACTTGGCGTGATCGGGCATGAAGGCAGTACCATTCTCGTTATCTTAAATGGGCTACGCTTACTTAAAATTAAATAA
- a CDS encoding OsmC family protein translates to MKYIMTENGFETALEFGTLTISGDETKGYRPYQLLVSSLVGCSGGVLRKVCEKMRMPIEEMEINVLEVIRNPEEASRLEKVHIHFKLKGTNLDTTKLQKAMMLTKKNCSMVRSVDQSMVVIETFELI, encoded by the coding sequence TTGAAATATATAATGACTGAAAATGGTTTTGAAACAGCTTTGGAATTCGGAACGCTAACGATTTCTGGTGACGAAACGAAAGGATATAGACCTTATCAACTATTAGTTTCGTCTCTAGTCGGTTGTAGTGGAGGTGTACTTCGAAAAGTTTGTGAGAAAATGCGTATGCCAATTGAGGAAATGGAGATTAATGTATTAGAAGTGATACGAAATCCTGAGGAAGCAAGTCGACTCGAAAAAGTACATATTCATTTTAAGCTTAAAGGTACTAATCTCGATACTACTAAACTACAAAAAGCAATGATGCTAACAAAAAAAAATTGTTCAATGGTGCGCTCTGTTGATCAATCTATGGTAGTTATCGAAACATTTGAACTTATTTAG
- a CDS encoding aminopeptidase, giving the protein MTTFNEKLTKYAELAVKVGVNIQKGQILYITASIDNPKFVRLLTKMAYEVGAKQVYVDWTDDVITRTRFELAPSESFEEYPAWKVQEREQLADQGAAFMSVVSSSPDLLKGIDSSRISAFQKAAGTALTKYRQYIQSDKISWTVIAAPSKSWAAKAFPDVAEDEQVSALWDAIFKAVRADVDSPIEAWAKHDDTLHEKVDYLNDKNYKKLHYTAPGTDLTIELPKGHLWCGAGSVNEKGTSFMANMPTEEVFTVPLKTGVNGVVSSSKPLSYGGNIIDDFKITFEKGRIVKVEATEGQEVLQRLVDTDEGAKYLGEVALVPHHSPISESGLLFYNTLFDENASNHLAIGSAYAFCLEGGKKMSSEELQEHGLNQSITHVDFMIGSEQMDIDGILEDGSKEAVFRDGNWAF; this is encoded by the coding sequence ATGACAACTTTTAATGAAAAATTAACGAAGTATGCTGAGTTAGCAGTTAAAGTAGGCGTAAACATTCAAAAAGGTCAAATTTTATATATCACAGCATCTATTGATAACCCTAAATTCGTTCGTTTATTAACAAAAATGGCGTATGAAGTTGGAGCAAAACAAGTATATGTAGACTGGACAGATGACGTGATTACACGTACACGTTTCGAGTTGGCTCCAAGTGAATCTTTCGAGGAGTATCCGGCATGGAAAGTACAAGAACGTGAACAATTAGCTGATCAAGGCGCAGCATTTATGAGTGTAGTATCTTCAAGTCCTGATTTATTAAAAGGAATTGACTCGTCTCGTATTTCGGCATTCCAAAAAGCAGCTGGAACTGCATTAACAAAATATCGTCAATATATTCAATCAGACAAAATTAGTTGGACAGTCATTGCAGCTCCGTCTAAATCTTGGGCAGCTAAAGCATTTCCAGATGTAGCGGAAGATGAACAAGTTAGTGCTTTATGGGATGCTATCTTTAAAGCAGTTCGAGCGGATGTAGATTCTCCAATTGAAGCTTGGGCGAAACACGATGACACACTTCATGAGAAAGTTGATTACTTAAATGACAAAAACTACAAAAAATTGCACTACACTGCTCCAGGGACTGATCTTACAATTGAACTTCCAAAAGGACATTTATGGTGTGGGGCTGGCAGTGTAAATGAAAAAGGCACTTCGTTCATGGCGAATATGCCTACTGAAGAAGTATTTACGGTTCCATTGAAAACAGGTGTGAATGGTGTTGTCTCTAGTTCAAAACCATTGAGCTACGGCGGAAACATCATAGACGACTTCAAGATTACATTTGAAAAAGGTCGCATTGTTAAAGTTGAAGCTACTGAAGGACAAGAAGTATTACAACGATTAGTTGATACGGATGAAGGGGCTAAGTATTTAGGAGAGGTTGCTTTAGTTCCTCATCACTCCCCTATTTCTGAATCTGGATTACTTTTCTATAACACTTTATTTGATGAAAACGCATCAAACCATTTAGCAATTGGTAGTGCCTATGCATTCTGTTTAGAAGGCGGCAAAAAAATGTCCTCAGAAGAACTACAAGAACATGGCTTAAACCAAAGTATTACACATGTTGACTTTATGATTGGTTCAGAACAAATGGACATCGATGGAATTTTAGAAGATGGTTCTAAAGAAGCAGTATTCCGTGACGGTAACTGGGCTTTTTAA
- a CDS encoding FAD-dependent oxidoreductase — MKTDVFITGGGIGGLTLALKLVSSGIDVVMVEKLTGNQPIYKGELLQPKSMQIFDGLHVYYQVTSNAQIIEVLDLFELSKTLKVKDQSFMDYTVIPGKYNAAYMIHHEKLKTIIFKQAEKYPNFHYYNEATCKAIENNTAIVQQGNEKFQVEAAFFIGAEGRASVTRQAMGIKVDPIKYNHHFITVTFPRPSDLVGGQIFSSYNRFLGLFPLPDNQVRSVYLIPAGDYKKIKEKPIGHFHKLYTDLAPSIDGYVQQLTDWSKIQLMIPIMYHANSYVQGNKVIIGDAAHAVHPMAGEGMNMAIQDADILGELLVDMYKLSSLHPDNLEQFEYVRKERADYLIQLSHLSALAYSFPFQPVSWIRSKTFERIEEDPVLHFKQMLNVSGLGMWKESVRDRFIQGGMMPTRKKNLSVAKKEMKLFSAEDDYPWKWNGLL, encoded by the coding sequence ATGAAGACTGATGTATTCATTACAGGTGGTGGAATTGGTGGCTTGACGCTAGCATTAAAACTGGTAAGTTCAGGTATCGATGTTGTGATGGTTGAAAAATTAACAGGAAATCAACCTATTTATAAAGGAGAATTATTGCAACCAAAAAGCATGCAAATTTTTGATGGATTACATGTTTATTATCAAGTCACTTCGAATGCGCAAATTATTGAGGTCCTTGATTTATTTGAACTGTCAAAAACATTAAAAGTGAAAGATCAGTCTTTTATGGATTACACCGTCATTCCTGGGAAATATAATGCAGCCTACATGATTCACCATGAAAAGTTGAAAACTATCATATTTAAGCAAGCGGAAAAATATCCAAACTTTCATTATTATAATGAGGCAACTTGTAAGGCAATTGAAAATAATACGGCTATCGTGCAACAAGGAAACGAAAAGTTCCAAGTAGAAGCAGCTTTCTTCATTGGTGCAGAAGGACGGGCATCTGTTACTCGCCAAGCGATGGGTATTAAAGTTGATCCGATTAAATATAATCATCATTTTATTACGGTTACTTTCCCTCGGCCTTCAGACTTAGTGGGAGGGCAAATTTTTTCTAGTTACAATCGATTCTTAGGGTTATTTCCACTGCCTGATAATCAAGTACGTTCAGTCTATTTAATTCCTGCAGGTGACTATAAAAAAATTAAAGAAAAACCAATTGGACACTTTCATAAATTGTATACAGATCTTGCGCCATCTATCGATGGTTATGTTCAGCAGCTTACGGATTGGTCAAAAATTCAATTAATGATTCCCATAATGTATCATGCGAATTCCTATGTACAAGGCAATAAAGTTATTATTGGAGACGCAGCACATGCTGTACATCCGATGGCAGGGGAAGGAATGAATATGGCTATCCAAGATGCCGACATTTTAGGTGAATTATTGGTAGATATGTATAAATTGTCATCTCTACATCCAGATAATTTAGAGCAATTCGAATACGTTCGAAAAGAACGTGCTGATTACTTAATTCAACTAAGCCATTTGTCAGCACTTGCCTATTCATTCCCATTTCAACCAGTAAGTTGGATTCGCAGCAAAACCTTTGAACGAATAGAGGAAGATCCAGTTCTTCACTTCAAGCAAATGTTAAATGTATCTGGACTAGGCATGTGGAAAGAGTCTGTGAGAGATCGTTTTATTCAAGGTGGCATGATGCCAACTAGAAAAAAAAATTTGTCTGTTGCCAAAAAAGAAATGAAGTTATTTTCAGCGGAAGATGATTATCCTTGGAAATGGAATGGCCTTTTATAG
- a CDS encoding YihY/virulence factor BrkB family protein produces the protein MANENQPIQPKGSKQSRSSYNFLNKIKLMQFKKKDKGPDEPFDVTSSKGFFQELLARIKYLDVTALGAQLAFFFLLSLFPLLIFMVTLLPYLNLQEDQLFSILRTYAPDEVYKLIYGTVNEVLTNRNGGLLSVGILATIWTASNGMNALIKSLNRSYSLEETRPFIIARSISVIFTLLLITLFVIALVLPVFGEQIGIFLFSYLGYEQSFLTVWNSIRWTIPPVMIFVVFMLLYWIAPNRKLYLKSVIPGAIFATLGWILVSLAFSFYVSSFANYSATYGSIGGIIVLMMWLYFSGTILMVGGQINAVMQERKEKLDMKKAGAVV, from the coding sequence ATGGCGAACGAAAATCAACCAATTCAACCTAAGGGCAGTAAACAGTCCCGTTCCTCATATAATTTCTTAAATAAGATAAAGTTAATGCAATTTAAAAAGAAAGATAAAGGTCCGGACGAACCTTTTGATGTCACATCATCAAAAGGTTTTTTTCAAGAATTATTAGCGAGGATTAAATATTTGGATGTTACTGCTCTAGGCGCACAGCTTGCTTTCTTTTTTTTGCTATCATTATTTCCATTATTAATTTTTATGGTGACATTGCTTCCTTATTTAAATTTGCAAGAAGATCAACTCTTTAGCATTTTGCGTACATATGCACCAGACGAAGTTTATAAACTCATCTATGGCACAGTAAATGAAGTTCTTACCAATCGAAATGGTGGACTATTATCTGTAGGAATACTTGCAACTATTTGGACTGCATCAAATGGTATGAATGCTTTGATTAAATCACTTAATCGCTCATATAGCCTTGAAGAAACAAGACCTTTCATTATAGCTAGAAGTATTTCAGTTATTTTTACACTTTTACTCATTACACTGTTTGTAATTGCTCTAGTATTGCCGGTATTTGGAGAACAAATTGGCATATTTTTATTCTCATATTTAGGATACGAACAAAGTTTCTTGACTGTCTGGAATAGTATTAGATGGACGATTCCACCAGTAATGATTTTTGTTGTCTTCATGTTGTTATACTGGATTGCACCAAATAGAAAGTTGTATTTGAAAAGTGTAATACCAGGTGCCATCTTTGCTACGTTAGGGTGGATTCTCGTATCTCTAGCATTCTCATTTTATGTTAGTAGTTTTGCTAATTACTCTGCTACATACGGGAGTATTGGTGGAATTATCGTACTAATGATGTGGCTATATTTCTCAGGTACCATTTTAATGGTCGGTGGGCAAATTAATGCTGTTATGCAAGAACGTAAAGAAAAATTAGATATGAAAAAAGCAGGAGCTGTCGTATAG
- a CDS encoding YtxH domain-containing protein, with the protein MKESKFVKGIVIGAIAGAGLSLLDRITREDVKYKLRTVSSDVKYYSKNREDLKMKLQEKADQIHTVYNQFSQDAQYLSDKVDELKTLTPQVKTLVTDTKDAFVHSKEEYKTIVKSEEDQFKMPVLPEEVYEEKGSSFS; encoded by the coding sequence ATGAAAGAAAGTAAATTTGTAAAAGGAATTGTAATAGGTGCAATTGCAGGTGCTGGATTAAGTTTATTAGATCGTATAACACGTGAAGATGTTAAATATAAGTTAAGAACGGTTTCCTCTGATGTTAAGTATTATTCGAAAAATCGTGAAGACTTGAAAATGAAATTACAAGAAAAAGCAGATCAAATCCATACTGTATATAACCAGTTTTCTCAAGATGCACAATATTTATCGGATAAAGTAGATGAATTAAAAACATTAACTCCACAAGTGAAAACACTGGTCACTGATACAAAGGATGCATTCGTTCATTCCAAAGAAGAATACAAAACGATTGTAAAGAGCGAAGAAGATCAGTTCAAAATGCCAGTATTACCTGAGGAAGTTTATGAAGAGAAAGGAAGCTCGTTCTCTTAA
- a CDS encoding DUF1128 domain-containing protein codes for MNLTQPSQENVEYMIEQIKDKLRMVNVDAMRSENFDESQYEDLHYLYNMVKNRTTFSPSEMQAIASELGSLRK; via the coding sequence ATGAACTTAACTCAACCATCGCAAGAGAATGTTGAATACATGATTGAACAGATAAAAGACAAACTTCGTATGGTCAATGTAGATGCTATGAGATCCGAAAATTTTGATGAATCTCAATATGAAGACTTACACTATTTGTACAACATGGTTAAAAACCGGACAACGTTCAGTCCGAGTGAAATGCAAGCTATCGCTTCAGAACTTGGATCACTCCGTAAATAA
- a CDS encoding class I SAM-dependent methyltransferase translates to MVDIMKMFKARMWMKRNVPFLYSWHAYVGYELNLFKAFERGVTVADVADAYQIDEILLNQWMSVGVSIGHLKPMSRNRYKTGAMWKLPRPKDESSSGVILKEMMELHIPSLLAYPDMMRNKTRNHFDADKHADTVAQTSRFLEVIALPKISKLLKGNTKQLVLDIGCGEGGYIKRLAERFPDSKFKGIEISDSVAKTAMKLTQSLDNVSIDQANLWEYDPETLYDLILLNNIIHYVPPEKRQELFLRLSDWLCEGGVLSVVTPISGGEESPPFVAAFNSFFHSFENLYSLPEKEHLEQWGIGANLTSISIQTIIREGSWYVIQYKKTSI, encoded by the coding sequence ATGGTTGATATAATGAAAATGTTTAAAGCGCGTATGTGGATGAAACGAAATGTTCCGTTTTTATATTCCTGGCATGCATACGTTGGGTATGAACTAAATTTATTTAAAGCGTTTGAGCGTGGCGTAACCGTTGCCGACGTGGCGGATGCCTATCAAATAGATGAAATATTACTTAATCAATGGATGAGTGTTGGAGTGTCGATTGGTCATTTAAAACCCATGAGCCGCAATCGATATAAAACGGGAGCCATGTGGAAGTTACCACGGCCTAAAGATGAATCGTCTTCAGGTGTCATATTAAAAGAAATGATGGAATTACATATTCCTAGTTTACTAGCTTATCCAGATATGATGCGAAATAAAACTCGCAATCACTTTGATGCGGATAAACATGCTGATACGGTAGCTCAAACAAGTCGATTTTTAGAAGTAATTGCTTTGCCAAAAATTTCAAAATTATTAAAAGGAAATACTAAGCAGTTAGTTCTTGACATTGGTTGTGGAGAGGGAGGTTATATTAAACGGCTTGCTGAACGTTTCCCTGATTCTAAGTTCAAAGGTATAGAGATTAGTGATTCAGTTGCTAAAACGGCCATGAAATTAACCCAATCACTAGATAATGTATCAATTGATCAAGCTAATTTATGGGAATATGATCCGGAGACTTTATACGATTTAATATTATTGAACAATATCATTCACTATGTTCCTCCCGAAAAGCGGCAAGAATTATTTTTGCGCTTAAGTGACTGGTTATGTGAAGGTGGCGTTTTATCAGTTGTTACACCTATTTCTGGTGGGGAAGAAAGTCCACCATTTGTTGCTGCATTTAATAGCTTCTTTCATTCATTTGAAAACTTGTATTCCTTACCTGAAAAAGAGCACTTAGAGCAATGGGGAATCGGTGCAAACTTAACCTCGATAAGTATACAAACTATCATTCGTGAAGGAAGTTGGTACGTTATACAATACAAAAAAACCTCTATATAA
- a CDS encoding SE1561 family protein gives MGNAISNKEQQVTYLKERLHIFLEVLDSIEPETTELEDIDRMIAMMDDLELKMEQFKKLSE, from the coding sequence ATGGGCAATGCTATTTCAAATAAAGAACAACAAGTAACATACTTAAAAGAACGTCTTCACATTTTCTTAGAAGTATTAGATTCAATTGAACCAGAAACGACTGAACTTGAAGATATTGATCGGATGATTGCTATGATGGATGATTTAGAACTGAAGATGGAACAATTTAAAAAATTATCTGAATGA